A section of the Oreochromis aureus strain Israel breed Guangdong linkage group 22, ZZ_aureus, whole genome shotgun sequence genome encodes:
- the LOC120435611 gene encoding uncharacterized protein LOC120435611, with amino-acid sequence MDQEVQRTSKEEVRAAMKRRRQLVLMTYPCRMKVNIFCCLLACTLGSNVTAGLTHEVFKEGTQVSLRCPHSVEGEVRWSRESGGSRADILTADGDGNIKHINDSQKRYSSLADRSLIIVRASVSDSGRYFCNHEAAVELTVIPSGTKIVSVAERSSITLNCSHDVGGSAVPTWSRDSGEINEGRISVSTEDKTLSIREAEPADSGLYNCDGKPAVYLNVTKGQRSDRAFPVPTFLIGTGLLLLSTLILITVYFIWRCRSNRRGTDKQLHVYDEIPAAAELHLINGGSNHNDPTYDIMAELPQTGNTTGSSQPVNNTYFLLEKPKA; translated from the exons ATGGATCAGGAAGTTCAGAGGACGAGTAAGGAGGAAGTGAGGGCAGccatgaagaggaggaggcagcTGGTCCTCATGACATACCCGTGCAG GATGAAGGTGAACATCTTCTGCTGCCTGTTAGCCTGCACTCTGGGCTCTAATGTCACTGCAG GTTTAACCCATGAAGTATTTAAGGAGGGGACACAGGTCAGTCTGCGCTGTCCTCACTCTGTGGAGGGTGAAGTGAGGTGGAGCAGAGAGAGTGGAGGAAGCAGAGCTGACATACTTACAGCTGATGGAGACGGAAATATAAAACACATCAATGATTCACAGAAACGATACAGTTCACTGGCTGATCGATCTCTGATCATCGTCAGAGCTTCTGTCTCAGACTCTGGCAGATACTTCTGTAACCATGAAGCAGCTGTGGAGCTGACAGTGATCCCATCAG GAACTAAAATAGTGAGTGTTGCAGAAAGGAGCAGCATCACTCTGAACTGTTCTCATGATGTTGGAGGATCAGCTGTTCCAACATGGAGCAGAGACTCTGGAGAAATAAATGAAGGAAGGATTTCTGTTTCCACTGAGGACAAAACATTAAGTATAAGAGAAGCTGAGCCTGCTGACTCTGGACTGTACAACTGTGATGGAAAACCAGCTGTTTATCTGAATGTGACCAAAGGACAGAGATCTGACAGAG CTTTTCCAGTGCCGACTTTCCTGATAGGAACtggtcttcttcttctctccaccCTCATCCTCATCACTGTCTACTTCATTTGGAGATGCAGGTCCAACAGACGAG GGACTGACAAACAGCTCCACGTCTATGATGAGATACCAGCTGCAGCAGAACTTCATCTTATAAATG GAGGATCAAACCACAATGATCCCACATACGACATCATGGCTGAGCTGCCACAGACTGGAAACACGACAG GTTCTTCACAGCCCGTCAACAACACGTATTTCTTACTGGAGAAACCCAAAGCATGA